In one Leptospiraceae bacterium genomic region, the following are encoded:
- a CDS encoding OmpA family protein produces MNQKYIRSLLYGLVFLIISHDLTIAQETTTEKVPADPKQKEALFFYWKSELKDLMEQKKALDLKYAELETKYTTDTEALKAENEKLKKYNTELEADKKDRVAARDVVSKTSDDRIAALEKELATTKKQKEQVEKDLQAKTFAEKQAQDKIKELESTIAALRAEKNATEKNTVSSTVVPTPSASRSTDVAANASNAELQAQVNSLTNQRDQLQKDLAATYSHIESLKKNQPVTNSTTSTSTTTTSSSLTSDNSTAVTPTSTSAETKLQDSEAKVKSLEAKLSDVITERDKLQKELAVAKAAPVVVPSEPVKSAATEAKTEAVKSSSTTDQDKKIADLQAQVNSLTNQRDQLQRDIAAIYGYQRPTTIGEPVNPYTTIENKTESSPAKVAPATTNGTTTTVIASNASLEEALARAKKLEADLAEMTKQRDKLQKELDTNYNNMYTSKTNPLSPTTTPAANTTQPAKETSTTTTATTTTETAAAKNTDATPVVGPAKTTTDTTPNAAKTTDVTPVNGAAKTATETTVTTTTETTVESVLSPEASKARIKQLETELATLTKERDQLKRDLNASKADKTLETKIIEITTKIEKIESDKTLTQEEKAAQIKAANEEIEKINKERAATTASIDKNAKEIDKKNVAMDELKKEYESKIEALNKEITELKEDKETLETDLASSKEQLEEETSKHKEDVERLTLQAQKLEEALEKEIKKGGKSNAISNGSAKITSKGGKTIVSLASTVNFKSGSRELTPEGKRTLDNIIKVLKKHSSERIQVEGNTDSKPLPSSSKLKDNWHLSFERALTVLKYLNKGSLGKTQFVAAGLSDKNPVKPNTSEANRAANRRVDIVVMPKR; encoded by the coding sequence ATGAATCAAAAGTACATTCGCTCCCTGCTATATGGGCTTGTTTTCCTAATAATAAGCCATGATCTAACGATCGCACAAGAAACTACAACAGAAAAAGTTCCAGCAGACCCAAAACAAAAAGAGGCTCTCTTCTTCTACTGGAAGTCAGAACTCAAAGACCTGATGGAACAAAAAAAGGCGCTCGATCTCAAATACGCCGAGCTAGAAACCAAATACACGACAGACACTGAAGCTCTGAAAGCCGAAAACGAAAAGCTAAAAAAATACAATACTGAGTTAGAAGCTGACAAGAAAGACAGAGTTGCGGCAAGAGATGTAGTAAGCAAAACCTCCGATGATAGAATTGCTGCTCTCGAAAAAGAATTGGCAACTACCAAAAAACAAAAAGAGCAAGTCGAGAAAGACTTACAAGCAAAGACTTTCGCAGAAAAGCAAGCTCAGGATAAAATTAAGGAATTGGAAAGCACAATCGCTGCCTTAAGAGCAGAAAAAAATGCTACCGAGAAAAATACAGTTAGTAGCACTGTAGTTCCAACACCAAGTGCATCTCGTTCTACAGATGTTGCAGCTAATGCTAGTAATGCAGAGCTACAAGCACAAGTAAATAGCTTAACAAATCAAAGAGACCAATTACAAAAAGATTTGGCAGCTACTTACAGCCATATCGAAAGTTTAAAAAAGAATCAACCTGTTACAAATTCTACTACTTCAACTTCTACGACCACCACTAGTTCCAGTTTAACATCAGACAATTCAACAGCGGTTACACCTACTTCAACAAGTGCAGAAACAAAGTTACAAGATTCAGAAGCTAAAGTGAAAAGCTTAGAAGCAAAACTTTCCGATGTAATCACAGAAAGAGATAAACTACAAAAAGAATTGGCTGTGGCAAAAGCTGCTCCAGTAGTTGTTCCAAGTGAGCCTGTAAAATCTGCTGCAACGGAAGCAAAAACAGAAGCTGTAAAGTCTTCTTCAACAACTGACCAAGATAAAAAAATTGCCGATTTGCAAGCGCAAGTAAATAGTCTCACCAATCAAAGAGACCAATTACAAAGAGACATCGCAGCAATCTACGGATACCAAAGACCAACAACAATCGGGGAACCGGTTAATCCTTATACTACGATAGAAAATAAAACAGAATCTTCTCCTGCTAAAGTGGCTCCGGCTACAACCAATGGCACTACCACCACTGTGATTGCATCGAATGCAAGTTTAGAAGAAGCACTAGCAAGAGCAAAAAAACTAGAAGCTGACTTAGCTGAAATGACAAAACAGAGAGATAAGTTGCAAAAGGAATTGGATACTAATTACAATAATATGTATACTTCCAAAACAAATCCTCTTAGCCCAACAACAACTCCAGCGGCTAACACTACTCAGCCTGCAAAAGAAACTTCAACAACTACTACTGCTACAACTACAACAGAAACAGCGGCGGCAAAGAATACAGATGCAACACCAGTTGTAGGTCCTGCGAAAACGACAACAGATACTACACCGAATGCAGCGAAAACAACCGATGTAACTCCTGTCAATGGAGCGGCAAAAACTGCAACAGAAACAACTGTTACAACCACTACAGAGACAACGGTAGAATCTGTATTATCCCCTGAAGCATCCAAAGCAAGAATCAAACAATTAGAAACAGAATTGGCGACTCTCACAAAAGAAAGAGATCAACTCAAAAGAGATTTGAATGCATCTAAGGCTGATAAAACTCTCGAAACCAAAATTATCGAGATTACAACCAAGATCGAAAAAATCGAATCTGACAAAACTCTAACTCAAGAAGAAAAAGCGGCTCAAATCAAAGCAGCGAATGAAGAAATAGAAAAAATCAACAAAGAAAGAGCGGCTACAACAGCTAGCATCGATAAAAATGCAAAAGAGATTGATAAAAAGAATGTTGCGATGGATGAGCTTAAAAAAGAATACGAATCCAAAATCGAAGCATTAAACAAAGAAATCACTGAGTTAAAAGAAGACAAAGAAACTCTTGAAACAGACTTAGCTTCTTCCAAAGAACAATTAGAAGAAGAAACCTCTAAGCACAAAGAAGACGTTGAGCGTTTAACTCTACAAGCTCAAAAACTAGAAGAGGCACTCGAAAAGGAAATCAAAAAGGGCGGCAAGTCCAATGCAATTTCCAATGGAAGTGCAAAGATTACTAGCAAGGGTGGGAAAACTATCGTTAGCCTCGCAAGCACAGTAAACTTCAAATCCGGTTCAAGAGAATTAACACCAGAAGGAAAAAGAACATTAGATAATATTATCAAAGTTCTAAAGAAACATTCTTCTGAAAGAATCCAAGTAGAAGGAAATACTGACAGTAAGCCACTTCCATCTTCCAGTAAACTAAAAGACAACTGGCATCTTTCTTTTGAAAGAGCATTGACAGTTCTAAAATACTTGAACAAAGGAAGTCTTGGTAAAACTCAATTTGTCGCAGCAGGACTTAGCGATAAAAACCCAGTTAAACCAAATACCTCCGAAGCCAACAGAGCAGCAAACCGCCGAGTTGATATAGTAGTAATGCCTAAGAGATAA
- a CDS encoding MORN motif precursor, producing the protein MNKQSNFSLRTLRAIFLLILIPIAQSIYSDECVSGNCQNGLSTLFFSNGDKYTGNFKNGKQNGRGMMTFAARPDASGNFIYASKYSGEFKDGRFHGKGMMHFYNGSQYEGEFRDDKFNGTGIYTFPNGNKYEGEFKDDFKHGKGTLTYANGNKYIGEFKFDKFDGRGNFTYPNGDTYDGEFQNELKHGKGTYTHADGRIYTGGFKDDKRHGQGTYIYGGGIKYTGEFVEDKFQGRGTIIYTNGVSYTGEFKDYKFHGKGTISYPTGSKYSGEFREGKPEGEGTYLFNTGKKYVGGFKDGKFEGQGILRYANGDEYIGGFKDGKFEGQGKISKKNGETFIVEFKDGLFNGQGTMKYANGDKYVGEFKTGKKNGQGVLKFKDGAVYEGGFKNDKSHGKGTLLFAEGDKYVGDFENGDFNGTGTMYDKDGNIIYSGKWINGDPEGGMK; encoded by the coding sequence ATGAACAAACAATCGAACTTTTCACTTAGAACACTGCGAGCTATCTTTTTATTAATTCTAATTCCCATTGCACAATCCATTTATTCAGATGAGTGCGTTAGTGGGAATTGCCAGAACGGACTTAGCACTCTATTTTTTTCAAACGGGGACAAGTATACTGGGAATTTCAAAAACGGAAAGCAGAATGGTAGAGGCATGATGACCTTTGCCGCTAGACCTGATGCAAGTGGAAACTTCATCTATGCTTCCAAATACTCCGGTGAATTTAAAGACGGCAGATTCCACGGAAAAGGAATGATGCATTTTTACAATGGAAGCCAATACGAAGGAGAATTTAGAGACGATAAATTCAATGGAACTGGAATTTATACATTCCCGAATGGAAACAAATATGAAGGTGAGTTCAAAGACGATTTCAAGCATGGAAAAGGAACTCTTACCTATGCCAATGGAAATAAATACATAGGGGAATTCAAATTCGATAAGTTCGATGGACGCGGGAATTTCACTTACCCCAATGGGGATACCTATGATGGAGAGTTTCAAAATGAACTCAAGCATGGAAAAGGAACCTACACCCACGCAGACGGAAGAATTTACACAGGTGGGTTTAAAGACGACAAACGTCATGGACAGGGGACTTACATCTATGGCGGAGGAATTAAATACACAGGCGAATTTGTAGAAGATAAATTTCAAGGACGTGGAACCATTATTTATACAAATGGTGTCAGTTATACGGGAGAGTTTAAAGATTATAAATTCCATGGAAAAGGAACGATTTCTTATCCAACCGGCTCTAAATATTCGGGCGAGTTCAGAGAAGGAAAGCCAGAAGGAGAAGGCACATACCTCTTTAACACAGGCAAAAAATATGTAGGTGGATTCAAAGACGGAAAGTTCGAAGGTCAGGGGATTCTCCGTTATGCGAATGGAGATGAATACATCGGTGGCTTTAAAGATGGAAAATTTGAAGGACAGGGTAAAATTTCTAAGAAAAATGGAGAGACCTTCATTGTTGAATTTAAAGATGGACTCTTCAACGGACAAGGAACTATGAAGTATGCCAACGGAGACAAGTATGTTGGCGAATTTAAAACAGGCAAGAAAAACGGACAGGGTGTTTTAAAATTCAAAGACGGAGCTGTTTATGAAGGTGGATTTAAAAATGATAAATCGCATGGAAAAGGAACGCTGTTATTTGCCGAGGGAGATAAGTATGTGGGGGATTTTGAAAATGGAGATTTCAACGGAACGGGAACTATGTATGACAAAGACGGAAATATAATTTATTCAGGTAAATGGATTAATGGAGATCCTGAAGGAGGAATGAAATGA